The genomic segment TCCAAAGGATATCATGTCCACCGACCCCGCCATCGACAGCGATTTGCGCCAGAGGCCTGGGCTTCGGATTCCGCGGCACCTTGGGGTGATCATGGACGGCAATGGCCGCTGGGCTCGCGCCCGTGGCAAGCCGCGCACGGAAGGCCATATCGCCGGCGTCAAGGCGCTGCGCCGCCTGGTGGAGCTCTGCATCCGCTACGGCGTCGGGCACCTGACGGTCTTCAGCTTTTCTTCCGAGAATTGGACGCGACCGCGCGACGAGGTGAATTTCATCTTCGGCCTTCTGCGCCGCTTCGTTGCTTCCGACCTCGAAAAGCTCGTCCGCAACAACGTGCAGGTGCGCATCATCGGTTCGCGCCAGGGGCTCGATGACTCGCTCCAGCGGCTCATTGCCGAGGTTGAGGCCAAGACCCGCGCCAATACCGGCCTGCAACTGGTGGTGGCCTTCAACTACGGCGGCAAGGCCGAGATCACCGAGGCGGTGCGCGCCATCGCGCGCGACGTCGCGGCCGGCAGGATTGCGCCGGACGCCATTACCGAGGCCACGGTGGAGCAGGCACTCTACACCTCCGGCATACCCGATCCCGACATCATCATCCGCACCAGCGGGGAGCGGCGCTTCTCGAACTTCCTGCTTTGGCAGGGCGCCTATTCCGAACTGATCTTCGTCGAGGAGAATTGGCCGGATTTCGACGAAACCACGTTCCTGCGGGTGCTGGAAGAATATGCGGGCCGCGAGAGGCGGTTCGGCGGGATAGAGGCTATCACTTGAGTTCGCAGGGCGATCCCGGCTCCGAGTCTTCGGCTTCCCGCCGGTCCTGGTCTGACCTCGGTCCTCGCTTGGGCTCCGCTTTCGTACTGCTTCCGCTGACGGCGCTAAGCCTCTATCTGGGCGGCTATATCTTCGCGTTCATCGTCGGCCTCGTCTTCGCCGGAGCCTATCGCGAATGGGAGCAGATGGTGGCGCGCGCCCCCATCTCCATCCCCGGCGCCATCACCGTGGTCCTCGTTGCGATCTCGGGGCTCATTTATCCGGCGTTCGGCCTTCCCGGCTCGACCCTTGTCATCGTTCTGGCCATCGCGATCGCCGTGCTGTTCGGCGGGGAAGGGCGCCTCTGGCGTGCGGCGGGGCTCGGCTTCTTCGGGCTGGTGATCGTCGCCGTGATCGCCATGCGCGGCGATAGCTGGGATGGCGTGCTGGCCGGCGTGTTCCTCGCGGTTACAGTCTGGATGACCGATTCCGCCGCCTTTTTCACCGGCAGGCAGATCGGCGGCGAAAAGCTCGCGCCAATCATTTCGCCCTCCAAGACGTGGTCGGGGGCCCTGGGCGGGCTGGCGCTCGGTGCCACCTCCGGCTTTATCGTCTGGCTGTTCGTGACCGACTCCCCGTGGTGGATCGGCGCCATCTTTGCGGTGACCATCAGTATTCTGGGGCAGATCGGTGACCTGACCGAGAGCGCTATCAAGCGCAACTTCCGCATCAAGGACAGCGGCGACATCATCCCCGGTCACGGAGGCTTGATGGACAGGCTCGACAGCCTCACATTCGGCGTGATTTTCGTCTTGGTCGTTGGCCTGCTACACTCCGGCCTCGACAACATCGCAGGCGGCTTCCTTCACTGGTAGTGCCTGCACGCACGCTATAGGGACAGTTCATGCTGCCGTCTTTCTTCACTACGCTTCTGTCCTTCCTGGTCGTGCTGACCGTGATCGTCTTCGTTCACGAGATGGGGCACTACCTGGTGGCCCGCTGGAACAAGATCGCGATCCAGACCTTTTCGATCGGCTTCGGTCCCGAACTCTTCGGCTGGAATGACCGCCACGGCACGCGCTGGCGCGTGTCGGCGATCCCTCTTGGTGGCTATGTCCGCTTCGTCGGCGACATGAACGCGACCAGCGCGCTGCCGGACAATGACGTGATTGCTAATGCCGGCCCCGAGTTGCGCGATCGGCTTTTCGTCAGCAAGAACGTCTGGCAGCGGATTTCCGTGGTCATCGCCGGCCCGGTCGCCAATGTGCTCCTGACCTTCGTCATCCTGTACGCGCTGCTGCTCGGCTATGGCCGCTACACGATCCCGCCGGTAATCGGGGATGTAGTGACCGGCTCTGTCGCGGCCGAAGCGGGCCTGCAGCCGGGCGACAGGATTCTCTCCGTGGATGGCTATGCCGTTCGCGGCTTCGAGGATTTCCAGCGCCTCGTTGCGACCGCTCCCCAGCGGCCCGTGACCATCGTGCTCGACCGCTCCGGCGCCGAAAAGACGATCGTGGCGACTCCTGAAGCCGCCGAAACCACCGATCGCTTCGGCAAGACGCACCGCATCGGACGGATCGGCGTCTCCAGGGATGTGGAAAACTCCGACGTCACCCTCTATCGGCCGGGGCCGGTCGAAGCGGTGGGCATGACCTTTGAGGAGATCCGCTTCATCGTGGATCGCACGGTGGCGTTCATCGGCGATTTCTTCGTGGGGCGCGGGGATCGCGAGCAACTCGGAGGCCCGGTCAAGGTTGCCCAGGTGTCGGGGGAGGTGGCTACGCTCGGCTTCGCCGCCTTCGTGAACCTGATCGCGATGATCTCGCTCAATATCGGAATCTTTAACCTTCTGCCGGTGCCCATGCTCGACGGCGGGCACCTTGTCTACTATCTCATCGAAGCCGTTCGGGGGCGCCCGCTCAGCCCCCGGGTACAGGAGGTCGGCTTCCGCATCGGCCTGGCCCTGGTGTTCACGCTCACCATCTTCACTTTGGTGAACGACCTGCTTTAACACCTTGGCAACCATTATTTCCGGGGTGTTGCATGGATGCACGGCCCCCAATGTTTTGGTAACCGAACTGGCGTTTGCGCCTTGCCCTTGGTTAAAAAAACAGTAAAACCGTTCAATGAGTAAGCGTGGGGCAGCTCGTCTGGGGCGATTCCATGCGTCTGGTCGCATGAGGCAATAAAAAACATGATTGATCCCACCAAGCTGATGCGCGGCGTGTT from the Youhaiella tibetensis genome contains:
- a CDS encoding isoprenyl transferase — its product is MSTDPAIDSDLRQRPGLRIPRHLGVIMDGNGRWARARGKPRTEGHIAGVKALRRLVELCIRYGVGHLTVFSFSSENWTRPRDEVNFIFGLLRRFVASDLEKLVRNNVQVRIIGSRQGLDDSLQRLIAEVEAKTRANTGLQLVVAFNYGGKAEITEAVRAIARDVAAGRIAPDAITEATVEQALYTSGIPDPDIIIRTSGERRFSNFLLWQGAYSELIFVEENWPDFDETTFLRVLEEYAGRERRFGGIEAIT
- a CDS encoding phosphatidate cytidylyltransferase is translated as MGSAFVLLPLTALSLYLGGYIFAFIVGLVFAGAYREWEQMVARAPISIPGAITVVLVAISGLIYPAFGLPGSTLVIVLAIAIAVLFGGEGRLWRAAGLGFFGLVIVAVIAMRGDSWDGVLAGVFLAVTVWMTDSAAFFTGRQIGGEKLAPIISPSKTWSGALGGLALGATSGFIVWLFVTDSPWWIGAIFAVTISILGQIGDLTESAIKRNFRIKDSGDIIPGHGGLMDRLDSLTFGVIFVLVVGLLHSGLDNIAGGFLHW
- the rseP gene encoding RIP metalloprotease RseP — translated: MLPSFFTTLLSFLVVLTVIVFVHEMGHYLVARWNKIAIQTFSIGFGPELFGWNDRHGTRWRVSAIPLGGYVRFVGDMNATSALPDNDVIANAGPELRDRLFVSKNVWQRISVVIAGPVANVLLTFVILYALLLGYGRYTIPPVIGDVVTGSVAAEAGLQPGDRILSVDGYAVRGFEDFQRLVATAPQRPVTIVLDRSGAEKTIVATPEAAETTDRFGKTHRIGRIGVSRDVENSDVTLYRPGPVEAVGMTFEEIRFIVDRTVAFIGDFFVGRGDREQLGGPVKVAQVSGEVATLGFAAFVNLIAMISLNIGIFNLLPVPMLDGGHLVYYLIEAVRGRPLSPRVQEVGFRIGLALVFTLTIFTLVNDLL